A single region of the Thermotoga profunda AZM34c06 genome encodes:
- a CDS encoding Gfo/Idh/MocA family protein, with the protein MKKWLSILLVGVGGYGAKYVEYLLRERENYSVQIVGVVDPQAKKSKFYDILADMKIPIYDDLKDFYKYHKADLAIISSPIHYHCDQTCLALEHGSNVLCEKPAAATVQEVKKMIEYRDRFEKIVAIGFQWVYDPTFLKLKQDILAGKFGRPIRLKTMVLWPRDITYYTRSSWAGRIKINGKWVLDSVANNATAHFLHSMLFILGDDLPNTVFPQTIQAELYRANKIESFDTCCMRIWAKNIEILFYATHASKEKIGPYFVYEFEKARIIFNDPRVGENKLVAVYNDGETQFYGVIDHGSMKKLWDIIRAVRGEKNINCSLESALAHTLVINGAHESSKIVDFPEKIIKREQEIVWVENLTDVIKESFENNRLFSETKVQWSYSGKTIDLNNYEGIRNESI; encoded by the coding sequence GTGAAAAAATGGCTATCGATTCTTCTGGTTGGTGTGGGGGGGTATGGTGCAAAATATGTTGAGTATCTTCTAAGAGAAAGAGAAAATTACTCTGTTCAAATCGTTGGCGTGGTTGACCCACAAGCGAAAAAAAGTAAGTTCTATGACATTTTAGCGGATATGAAAATACCTATCTATGATGATTTAAAAGATTTCTACAAATACCACAAAGCCGATCTTGCTATAATATCGTCTCCCATTCATTACCATTGTGATCAAACCTGTTTGGCTCTGGAACACGGTAGTAATGTACTTTGTGAAAAACCGGCAGCAGCTACTGTCCAGGAAGTTAAGAAAATGATTGAATATCGAGATCGTTTTGAGAAGATCGTTGCGATAGGTTTTCAGTGGGTCTATGATCCTACCTTTCTGAAACTAAAACAAGACATATTAGCTGGTAAATTTGGAAGACCCATAAGACTCAAGACTATGGTACTCTGGCCAAGAGATATCACTTATTACACAAGATCGTCATGGGCTGGACGAATCAAAATAAATGGCAAATGGGTCTTAGACAGTGTTGCAAACAACGCCACTGCTCATTTCTTGCATAGTATGCTTTTTATACTTGGAGATGATTTACCAAACACAGTATTTCCACAGACAATACAGGCAGAACTTTACAGGGCAAACAAGATAGAAAGTTTTGATACATGTTGTATGAGAATATGGGCAAAAAACATAGAAATCTTGTTTTATGCCACACATGCTTCAAAAGAAAAGATTGGTCCATATTTTGTTTATGAATTTGAAAAAGCGAGAATCATTTTCAACGATCCAAGAGTGGGTGAAAATAAATTGGTTGCAGTTTACAACGATGGAGAAACACAATTTTACGGTGTTATTGATCACGGTAGCATGAAAAAATTATGGGATATTATACGAGCAGTACGTGGCGAAAAAAACATAAATTGCTCTCTGGAATCTGCACTCGCTCATACCTTAGTCATAAATGGTGCACACGAATCTTCAAAGATCGTTGATTTTCCAGAAAAAATCATCAAGAGAGAGCAAGAAATTGTTTGGGTTGAAAATTTGACTGATGTAATCAAGGAATCATTTGAAAACAACAGGCTTTTTTCAGAAACTAAAGTCCAATGGTCGTATAGTGGAAAGACCATTGATCTAAACAATTATGAAGGTATAAGGAATGAGAGCATATGA
- a CDS encoding carbohydrate ABC transporter permease produces the protein MTKIVKWIFLIVALVFYMLPVYYSIASSFKSLQEVYNYPPTVFPSSPTLQGYREAIKNQDLLTYLKNTLFVSLVATIITVLICVMAGYGLAKGTFLGKLALNRLVVMTLFISAQVIMVPLFVIIKRLGLINNLWGLILPAVYTPTGMFTAIQYMKDIPDEMLESAKIDGANEWQIFWKIVMPLSQPLVAALAIFSFTWRWNDFVLPLLVVNKRSLYTLQLALAVIQGEYGGVPWNTILAFSTLTIIPTLIIFLLFQRFFMRGIMAGGLKY, from the coding sequence ATGACAAAAATAGTAAAATGGATCTTTCTGATAGTTGCCCTTGTTTTCTATATGCTTCCTGTTTACTATTCAATAGCTTCTTCTTTTAAAAGCCTGCAAGAAGTGTATAACTATCCTCCAACGGTTTTTCCAAGTTCACCAACACTTCAAGGCTATCGAGAGGCAATCAAAAACCAAGATTTGTTGACATATCTCAAGAATACACTCTTTGTTTCACTTGTTGCCACAATAATAACTGTATTGATATGTGTAATGGCAGGATATGGATTGGCAAAAGGAACATTTCTTGGTAAACTCGCCCTTAACAGACTGGTTGTGATGACACTGTTTATTAGTGCTCAAGTAATAATGGTACCTTTGTTTGTCATAATAAAGAGATTAGGGCTTATAAATAATTTGTGGGGTCTCATTTTACCTGCAGTGTACACACCGACAGGCATGTTTACCGCTATACAGTATATGAAGGATATACCAGATGAAATGCTTGAGAGCGCCAAGATAGACGGAGCCAATGAATGGCAAATTTTCTGGAAAATTGTCATGCCACTTTCCCAGCCTTTGGTTGCTGCGCTTGCCATATTCTCATTCACATGGAGATGGAATGACTTTGTCTTGCCATTACTTGTTGTTAACAAGAGAAGTTTGTACACACTTCAACTCGCACTCGCAGTGATTCAGGGTGAATATGGTGGAGTGCCTTGGAATACAATACTCGCCTTCTCTACCCTGACGATAATCCCCACTTTGATCATTTTCTTACTCTTCCAGCGTTTTTTCATGAGAGGTATCATGGCTGGCGGGTTGAAGTACTGA
- a CDS encoding carbohydrate ABC transporter permease, which yields MIDLKNLVKSRFIFVLPALIFLGIFILIPIISIFAMSFYSWDLLRPPKFIGWNNFKLMIGDKWFWNSIWVSIKLLILTVPMTFFVPLALALALYKETGSSKILRALFYWPYMMPAVAGTTMWKWLLSYDLGLLNYFLKSLGLSPVGWLLKPTPALFSIALLRTWAMTGLLMMMFITGLQNISEEYHEAAKIDGANKWQIFWYVTFPLLKNTNLLVLTTAIAHVFRDFAGIYVLTGGGPGYSTMVTPLYIYNSAFTQFRIGYAYAMSVVFLLISFVIAVMTLRVRETK from the coding sequence ATGATAGACTTGAAAAATCTCGTGAAAAGTAGATTCATTTTTGTCCTACCAGCTCTTATCTTCCTTGGAATATTCATCTTAATTCCCATAATAAGTATTTTTGCAATGAGTTTTTATAGTTGGGATTTGCTCAGACCACCTAAGTTTATCGGATGGAACAATTTTAAATTGATGATCGGCGATAAATGGTTTTGGAATTCTATATGGGTTTCTATAAAATTACTGATTTTGACTGTACCGATGACCTTTTTTGTGCCGTTAGCTCTTGCGCTTGCTTTGTATAAGGAAACAGGATCTTCAAAGATACTCAGGGCACTTTTCTACTGGCCATACATGATGCCTGCTGTAGCAGGAACTACTATGTGGAAGTGGCTTTTGTCTTATGATCTGGGGCTTTTGAATTACTTTCTAAAATCTTTGGGGCTAAGCCCTGTTGGTTGGTTACTCAAACCAACCCCAGCTTTGTTTTCCATAGCCTTACTCAGAACCTGGGCGATGACAGGACTTTTGATGATGATGTTCATCACAGGACTTCAGAATATCTCAGAAGAATATCATGAAGCAGCAAAGATAGATGGAGCAAACAAATGGCAAATCTTCTGGTATGTGACCTTTCCTCTTCTAAAAAACACTAATCTCCTTGTACTGACAACTGCTATAGCTCATGTGTTTAGAGATTTCGCGGGTATCTATGTACTGACTGGTGGTGGTCCTGGCTATTCAACTATGGTCACGCCACTCTATATATACAACAGTGCTTTCACACAGTTCAGAATTGGATATGCTTATGCAATGTCAGTTGTATTTTTGTTGATATCTTTTGTGATTGCAGTTATGACACTTAGAGTAAGAGAAACTAAATAA
- a CDS encoding ABC transporter substrate-binding protein — protein MKRLLVGLLLVVLVVSSMGAIKLVIWCGGGTERQGIEAAIAEYKKLNPDVDFELVDVPYAQYEQKVRLGIMGGDLPDLVTITYPYAPGYMQYMLDLTQYVQKYLGITPEQFKNAMYDVVRVRVTEGDAVRYVPLHFTMQCLWVNVDYFKKAGVAYPPFGGRADPWTWAEFIDVLKKVKQANNIPYAMSMQRTAERLFNYLGIRGVKILDENLDFTLDKDPKAKQMLTEFVDLFKQNLMVPAEWISNQDPNMAFTGGLSAVLWAGSWSTLDLLKAGKNFAPAYLPKDAEWLSLEGGRFFGAFKTGKKDREEAAAKFALWLGWKGLGYDIYLRTTYHMSAYKEHVVKYDNPIMDLVQAVCGRLAEVTPSWVVTIRNSTLYSNMQTAIQNQASAAVAGQISVDEMIKNLRKEYDRLLSELGSKK, from the coding sequence ATGAAGCGGTTGTTAGTCGGACTTTTACTGGTTGTTCTGGTTGTTTCAAGTATGGGGGCCATCAAACTCGTTATTTGGTGTGGAGGCGGCACAGAAAGACAGGGCATTGAAGCGGCTATAGCTGAGTACAAGAAACTCAATCCAGATGTTGATTTCGAACTTGTTGATGTACCTTATGCGCAATATGAGCAAAAAGTCAGACTTGGTATCATGGGTGGAGATTTACCAGATCTTGTAACAATAACATATCCTTATGCCCCCGGGTATATGCAGTATATGCTCGATCTAACGCAGTATGTTCAAAAATATCTTGGAATCACACCTGAACAATTCAAAAATGCAATGTATGATGTTGTGAGAGTACGTGTTACGGAAGGAGATGCGGTGAGATATGTTCCACTTCACTTCACAATGCAATGTTTGTGGGTAAATGTCGATTATTTCAAAAAAGCAGGTGTTGCTTACCCACCATTCGGTGGCAGAGCCGATCCTTGGACTTGGGCAGAATTCATTGATGTTTTGAAAAAGGTCAAACAAGCCAACAATATTCCATACGCAATGTCGATGCAGCGCACCGCTGAGAGGTTATTCAATTACCTTGGTATCAGAGGAGTAAAGATCCTTGACGAAAATTTGGACTTCACACTTGATAAAGATCCAAAGGCAAAACAAATGCTCACAGAATTTGTCGATTTGTTTAAGCAAAACCTCATGGTGCCAGCAGAATGGATATCTAACCAAGATCCAAACATGGCTTTCACTGGTGGGCTCTCGGCAGTGTTGTGGGCTGGAAGTTGGAGTACACTTGATCTTCTCAAAGCAGGTAAGAATTTCGCGCCTGCCTATTTGCCAAAGGATGCTGAATGGTTGAGCTTGGAAGGTGGAAGATTCTTCGGTGCGTTCAAAACAGGTAAAAAGGATAGAGAAGAAGCTGCTGCAAAGTTTGCACTCTGGTTAGGATGGAAAGGTCTTGGATATGATATTTATTTGAGAACAACATACCACATGTCTGCCTATAAAGAACATGTAGTCAAGTATGATAATCCGATAATGGATTTGGTTCAAGCAGTTTGTGGAAGACTTGCGGAAGTTACACCATCATGGGTTGTGACTATTAGAAATTCAACTCTTTATTCAAATATGCAAACTGCAATTCAGAACCAAGCATCTGCTGCTGTTGCAGGACAAATCAGTGTTGACGAGATGATAAAGAATTTGAGGAAAGAATACGATCGATTGCTCTCAGAACTTGGTAGCAAAAAATAA
- a CDS encoding pectate lyase family protein gives MYKKAFLICILLSAISMSFGAIQASLSDSPIGFASVSALGQDGTTGGLGGQIVFVRTAEDLEKSVKADGKMIIVVDGIIAFDPMKEIQVTSDKTIIGINDAKLIGVGFVIKKQKNVIIRNIHFEGFYMEDDPQGKMYDYDYISVESSHHVWVDHCTFVNGNDGAVDITNLSNYITVSWCKFVDHDKVSLVGSSDKEDPSVASESYKVTYHHNYFKNCIQRMPRVRFGMVHVFNNFYSAGFRMDVSGNVVPQYGIASTVGARVHVEANNFMGFGAKLMEEANVAFLPATVRAGTSPEGYLSLGQNEAKNVFVYCKEPEVKFIEEGKPVFNPSEFYKYTIDDANKVPKIVVDGAGAGKLVFIDIPSK, from the coding sequence ATGTACAAAAAGGCCTTCTTGATTTGTATTCTTCTTTCTGCAATTTCCATGAGTTTCGGCGCTATTCAAGCCAGTTTATCTGACAGTCCAATTGGTTTTGCGAGTGTAAGTGCGCTTGGGCAGGATGGAACTACTGGAGGTTTAGGTGGACAGATCGTTTTTGTGCGGACTGCTGAAGACCTCGAAAAATCAGTTAAAGCTGATGGAAAAATGATTATTGTCGTAGATGGGATCATTGCCTTTGATCCAATGAAGGAAATCCAAGTGACATCCGACAAAACAATAATAGGAATCAACGATGCGAAATTGATTGGTGTAGGCTTCGTCATTAAAAAGCAGAAAAATGTGATCATCAGAAATATTCATTTTGAAGGTTTCTACATGGAAGACGATCCACAGGGAAAGATGTACGATTATGACTACATCAGTGTTGAAAGTTCACATCATGTCTGGGTAGATCATTGTACCTTTGTCAATGGAAATGATGGTGCCGTTGATATTACAAACTTGTCCAACTACATAACGGTATCCTGGTGTAAATTCGTAGATCATGACAAAGTATCCTTAGTTGGTAGTAGTGACAAAGAAGACCCTTCGGTAGCTTCCGAGAGTTACAAGGTCACCTATCATCACAATTATTTTAAGAACTGTATCCAAAGGATGCCCCGAGTGAGATTTGGAATGGTACATGTATTCAACAATTTCTACAGTGCAGGATTCAGGATGGATGTCTCAGGAAATGTAGTCCCGCAGTATGGCATAGCTTCGACCGTTGGAGCAAGAGTTCATGTGGAAGCAAATAATTTCATGGGGTTTGGTGCAAAGTTGATGGAGGAAGCCAACGTCGCCTTTTTACCCGCAACTGTTAGAGCTGGTACCTCACCTGAAGGGTATCTGTCTCTTGGACAAAATGAAGCAAAAAATGTATTTGTTTATTGCAAAGAGCCTGAAGTAAAATTCATCGAGGAAGGAAAACCTGTCTTTAATCCATCGGAATTCTACAAATACACCATCGATGATGCCAACAAAGTTCCTAAGATAGTTGTTGATGGTGCAGGTGCCGGTAAATTGGTCTTTATAGATATTCCAAGTAAATGA
- a CDS encoding glycoside hydrolase family 28 protein, with product MELEKQILQGISEPNIPDRKFLLTEFGAISDGKTDCTNAFKNAIDTVSNLGGGKIIVPPGEYLTGSIHMKSNIELHLEYGAKIKFDQDPNKYLPVVLTRFEGMELYNYSPFIYASDQQNIAITGEGILDGQSDNEHWWFWKGKPEFGWHPNLPEQSSDVRELLDMVKKQIPVDKRIFGMGHYLRPNFIQFYNCKNIMVKGVTILRSPMWCIHPVMCVNVIIKDVKIESRGPNNDGINPESCSYVLIENCRFDTGDDSIAIKSGKNEDGRKINVPSQYILIRNNIVLGKYSHGGVVIGSEMSGGIRNILAYQNIFINLERALRIKTNTLRGGIIENISFVNNTALNVSHEAIVIDSLYDDETGDYPPVIKDIYIKEFKCINGNYGMLIKTAKGCEIKNVTIEDSQILSVKVPLSVENVENLSIQKSTFNNMNIEHLSASGNLKFL from the coding sequence ATGGAACTCGAAAAACAAATTTTGCAAGGAATATCAGAACCAAATATACCTGATAGGAAATTTCTCCTGACAGAATTTGGTGCAATTTCAGATGGAAAAACTGATTGTACTAATGCTTTTAAAAATGCAATCGACACCGTATCAAATCTTGGTGGTGGAAAGATAATTGTACCACCTGGTGAGTACTTAACAGGTTCAATACACATGAAAAGCAACATTGAACTTCATCTTGAGTATGGAGCAAAGATAAAATTTGACCAAGATCCGAATAAATACCTACCCGTAGTTTTGACGAGATTTGAAGGTATGGAATTGTACAATTATTCTCCTTTTATATATGCGAGCGATCAACAAAATATTGCAATCACAGGTGAAGGAATATTAGATGGGCAGTCAGACAATGAGCATTGGTGGTTTTGGAAGGGGAAACCAGAGTTTGGCTGGCACCCAAACCTGCCAGAGCAATCGAGTGATGTGAGAGAATTGCTCGATATGGTGAAAAAACAAATACCAGTTGATAAAAGAATATTTGGAATGGGTCATTATCTGAGACCTAATTTCATACAATTCTACAATTGCAAGAACATAATGGTAAAAGGAGTCACCATTTTACGATCACCGATGTGGTGCATACACCCAGTTATGTGTGTCAATGTGATTATCAAGGATGTAAAAATAGAAAGTCGAGGGCCAAACAACGATGGGATAAATCCAGAGTCGTGCAGTTATGTGCTGATAGAAAACTGTCGCTTTGACACCGGTGATGATTCTATTGCAATCAAATCAGGAAAAAACGAAGATGGAAGGAAAATCAATGTACCTTCACAATACATTTTGATAAGGAATAACATCGTTCTTGGCAAATACAGTCATGGCGGAGTTGTCATAGGTAGTGAAATGTCTGGTGGTATTAGAAATATTTTGGCTTATCAAAATATATTCATTAATCTTGAAAGGGCTCTGAGAATCAAGACCAATACATTGAGAGGTGGAATCATAGAAAATATATCTTTTGTGAATAATACAGCACTGAATGTCTCACATGAAGCCATTGTAATAGACTCATTGTATGACGACGAAACGGGAGACTATCCTCCAGTTATCAAAGATATCTACATAAAAGAATTCAAGTGTATCAATGGAAATTATGGCATGTTAATCAAAACAGCAAAAGGGTGCGAGATTAAAAATGTAACGATCGAAGACTCGCAGATATTGTCAGTCAAAGTCCCTCTGTCTGTAGAAAATGTCGAGAATCTGTCAATTCAAAAAAGCACTTTTAATAACATGAATATCGAACATCTCTCTGCGAGTGGAAATCTCAAATTTCTCTGA
- a CDS encoding ABC transporter substrate-binding protein, which produces MRRLFVAVLLAIAVATTIFGAITLTMVETITSPARTELLRQLLDEFEATHPGIKVELISPPYESSDQKLIMMLNTKQKVDVFEVRDNFLAIHVNNKNLLDLTEFVKQWDGWNDLLELTKTAATKVEGKTYYIPYGFFIKALFYRKDILEKNGIPIPQTMQELYESAKKLTVPSEGKYGFAFRGGASEHSFSEIVIMSYVPNIDPRPDRGYLTTDGVPYHDTPGAIEGLKMWIKLYNDCSPKDSLNWGWAEQVNGFVSGMTPFLIQDPDTVPIVERRLGDPNLYGVAPMPVGPHGKVYLDYGNAGWGIASYSKYKNEAWELVKFLSSPQVNARFSQLNGTIPNCKSAFADPYYSTGPYRAWYEELTNPSKYIFYERPVHMSGFPAYAEKHKNDIQNIILGKKDLNQAVKEWAEFWKKEYGIK; this is translated from the coding sequence ATGAGGCGGCTTTTTGTGGCGGTATTGTTAGCCATCGCAGTAGCGACGACTATCTTTGGGGCAATCACTCTTACAATGGTCGAAACAATAACAAGCCCTGCTCGCACTGAACTTTTAAGACAACTCCTTGATGAATTTGAGGCGACGCACCCTGGAATCAAGGTTGAATTGATTTCTCCACCATATGAGAGTTCTGATCAAAAACTCATCATGATGCTCAACACAAAACAGAAGGTCGATGTCTTTGAAGTGCGTGACAACTTTCTCGCGATCCATGTGAACAACAAGAATTTATTGGATCTCACTGAATTTGTCAAACAATGGGATGGTTGGAATGATCTTCTTGAACTCACAAAAACAGCTGCAACAAAGGTTGAAGGGAAAACCTATTATATTCCTTATGGCTTTTTCATCAAAGCCTTGTTCTACAGAAAGGATATACTCGAAAAGAATGGTATACCAATCCCACAGACAATGCAAGAGCTCTATGAGTCTGCTAAAAAATTAACAGTACCATCAGAAGGGAAATACGGTTTTGCATTCAGAGGAGGAGCAAGCGAACACTCTTTCTCAGAAATAGTGATAATGTCCTACGTACCAAATATTGACCCCAGACCTGATAGAGGTTATCTAACAACAGATGGAGTTCCATATCACGACACACCCGGCGCAATAGAGGGTTTGAAGATGTGGATAAAGTTATATAACGATTGCTCTCCAAAAGATTCTCTGAACTGGGGTTGGGCGGAGCAAGTCAATGGGTTTGTTTCCGGCATGACACCATTTTTGATTCAAGATCCCGACACAGTTCCAATAGTTGAAAGAAGGCTTGGTGATCCAAATCTCTACGGTGTCGCACCTATGCCAGTTGGCCCGCATGGAAAAGTGTATTTAGACTATGGAAATGCAGGTTGGGGTATAGCTTCTTATTCAAAATACAAAAATGAAGCTTGGGAGCTTGTAAAATTTTTGTCTTCTCCTCAGGTAAATGCAAGATTCTCTCAGCTCAACGGAACTATTCCAAATTGCAAATCTGCCTTTGCAGATCCATATTATTCAACAGGTCCTTACAGAGCATGGTATGAAGAGTTGACCAATCCTTCCAAATATATCTTCTACGAAAGGCCTGTTCACATGTCTGGTTTTCCGGCTTATGCAGAAAAACACAAGAACGATATACAGAACATTATTTTGGGTAAGAAGGATCTGAATCAAGCGGTAAAAGAATGGGCTGAATTTTGGAAGAAAGAATACGGTATAAAGTGA
- a CDS encoding carbohydrate ABC transporter permease, whose protein sequence is MVKDRKFIFFMILPSFLFISIVTFLPAIRSIFMAFQDYNMYFLTKKFIGFKNFTDAFADPIFVQALKNTMIWVLLSLLLQFILGFSLALLLRKPFKGRGIYTALVFYPWAVSGFVIGLQWRWMFHGSAGVINDLLLKIGLIKERIAFLSDPHYALYSAIVANIWYGVPFFAIMLLAALQSVPQELYEAAKIDGANVFRQFSNITIPYVKPVIVNTTLIRFIWIINFPDIIFSMTNGGPAGSSHILSTLLISKVYNEYNYGVASAIGVVIMLILVTYAYLYLKFSHVEGGF, encoded by the coding sequence ATGGTTAAGGATAGAAAATTCATTTTTTTCATGATTTTGCCAAGTTTTTTATTCATAAGTATTGTCACTTTTTTACCAGCCATTAGATCGATTTTCATGGCTTTTCAAGATTACAATATGTATTTCTTGACCAAGAAATTCATTGGCTTTAAAAATTTTACCGATGCTTTTGCCGATCCCATTTTTGTCCAAGCTTTAAAGAATACCATGATTTGGGTTTTACTCTCACTTCTTTTGCAATTTATTCTGGGCTTTTCATTGGCTCTATTATTGAGAAAACCATTCAAAGGTAGAGGTATATATACAGCACTTGTCTTTTATCCCTGGGCAGTCTCTGGTTTTGTGATAGGTCTTCAATGGCGGTGGATGTTTCATGGCTCTGCTGGGGTAATAAATGATCTTCTTTTGAAAATTGGACTCATAAAAGAAAGAATAGCATTTCTTTCAGATCCACATTATGCACTGTACTCAGCAATAGTGGCGAATATATGGTATGGTGTTCCTTTCTTTGCCATCATGCTTCTTGCCGCTCTTCAATCTGTACCGCAGGAATTGTATGAAGCAGCTAAGATAGATGGAGCAAATGTCTTTAGACAATTTTCCAACATAACAATTCCCTATGTGAAACCAGTAATAGTGAATACCACACTCATAAGATTCATCTGGATTATCAACTTCCCCGATATTATCTTCTCAATGACAAACGGTGGACCCGCTGGTAGTTCGCATATTCTCTCTACATTGTTAATAAGCAAAGTTTACAATGAATATAACTATGGAGTAGCTTCTGCCATCGGAGTAGTTATAATGCTAATCCTTGTGACGTATGCGTACTTGTACTTGAAATTCAGTCATGTTGAGGGTGGTTTTTGA
- a CDS encoding carbohydrate ABC transporter permease — translation MKKLFVALRILALAVFLICALFPLYWTLVTSLKGPTEMYTYPITYWPKHITFENYRYLLKSLNFTRYTANSVFVSLFSALIALIVASFSGYVLARKQFLANKVLFFLLFITQIIPGFMLMSSIYVMFGPIGLVDNLFVLIFLYTGIMVPFSSIMMKGFFERIPESIEEAALIDGCKKLQMLFKVVFPVTAPGLAATFCFAFVNCWNELFLAIMLLNSESKKTIPVGLNSFVGKADIDWGAMAAGVLIALLPAMLIFAFAQKYIVQGLTQGAVKE, via the coding sequence ATGAAAAAACTTTTCGTTGCCCTTAGGATATTAGCCTTAGCTGTCTTTCTCATATGTGCACTTTTCCCACTTTACTGGACACTCGTTACTTCACTCAAAGGGCCAACAGAGATGTACACCTATCCCATCACATATTGGCCAAAGCATATTACCTTTGAAAATTACAGATATCTTTTGAAATCATTGAACTTTACAAGATATACAGCCAACAGTGTATTTGTTTCTCTATTTTCAGCATTGATTGCTTTGATCGTCGCTTCTTTCAGTGGGTATGTTTTGGCAAGAAAACAATTTTTAGCCAATAAAGTACTGTTTTTTCTGTTATTCATAACACAGATTATCCCTGGTTTCATGCTCATGTCATCGATATATGTAATGTTCGGACCAATAGGTTTGGTTGACAATCTTTTTGTGTTGATCTTTCTATACACCGGTATAATGGTACCTTTTTCATCGATCATGATGAAGGGATTTTTCGAAAGGATACCTGAAAGCATTGAAGAAGCCGCTTTAATAGATGGTTGTAAGAAACTTCAAATGCTTTTTAAAGTGGTTTTCCCAGTTACTGCACCCGGGCTTGCAGCAACCTTTTGCTTTGCCTTTGTAAACTGTTGGAACGAGTTGTTCCTTGCAATTATGCTTTTGAACAGTGAATCCAAGAAAACTATTCCCGTTGGTTTGAATTCTTTCGTTGGTAAGGCAGATATAGACTGGGGTGCAATGGCGGCTGGAGTGTTGATTGCTTTATTACCAGCTATGTTGATCTTTGCATTTGCTCAGAAATACATCGTTCAAGGATTGACACAAGGCGCAGTAAAAGAATGA